A region of Bacillota bacterium DNA encodes the following proteins:
- the sucD gene encoding succinate--CoA ligase subunit alpha gives MGIFVGSGTRLVVQGITGREGRFHTNRMREYGTSVVAGVTPGRGGSEVDGVPVYDTVAEAVERAGANASCVFVPAPAAADAVAEALAAGVETVVCITEGIPTLDVLAVLDAAKARGWRGRIIGPNCPGIVTSGETLVGIMPGRIFVPGPVGLVSRSGTLTYEVVNLLTSTGIGQSTCVGVGGDPVIGTTFVDCLAEFEQDPSTKAVVLIGEIGGQDEEDAAAFIRDHMSKPVIAFVSGRTAPPGKRMGHAGAIVSGSMGTAESKVRAFRAVGVPVADTIAEIANLTGRALGL, from the coding sequence ATGGGCATCTTCGTGGGAAGTGGCACCAGGCTTGTCGTTCAGGGCATAACCGGCAGGGAGGGCCGGTTCCACACAAACCGCATGAGGGAGTATGGCACGAGCGTGGTGGCGGGTGTGACCCCGGGCCGCGGCGGGTCCGAGGTGGATGGAGTGCCCGTGTACGACACGGTGGCCGAGGCTGTGGAACGTGCGGGCGCCAACGCGTCGTGCGTGTTCGTGCCGGCTCCTGCGGCCGCTGATGCCGTGGCCGAGGCGCTCGCGGCCGGGGTCGAGACGGTGGTGTGCATTACGGAGGGCATACCGACTTTGGACGTGCTGGCCGTGCTTGACGCTGCGAAAGCACGTGGCTGGAGAGGACGCATCATCGGGCCGAACTGCCCGGGGATCGTGACGAGCGGCGAAACCCTTGTGGGGATCATGCCGGGGCGCATCTTTGTTCCCGGCCCGGTCGGACTCGTGTCGAGAAGCGGGACGCTCACGTACGAGGTGGTGAACCTCCTGACGTCCACGGGGATAGGGCAGTCTACGTGTGTGGGCGTCGGCGGCGACCCGGTCATCGGGACGACCTTCGTCGATTGCCTTGCCGAGTTCGAGCAGGATCCAAGCACCAAGGCAGTGGTCCTCATCGGTGAGATCGGCGGGCAGGACGAGGAAGACGCGGCGGCGTTCATCCGCGATCACATGAGTAAGCCGGTGATCGCCTTCGTGTCGGGGCGCACCGCACCGCCCGGCAAACGCATGGGGCACGCCGGTGCTATAGTCTCGGGCAGCATGGGAACTGCGGAGTCGAAGGTGAGGGCGTTCCGGGCCGTGGGCGTGCCCGTTGCCGACACCATTGCGGAGATAGCTAACCTGACAGGGCGGGCGCTCGGCTTGTAG